The following are encoded together in the Roseivirga misakiensis genome:
- a CDS encoding lamin tail domain-containing protein translates to MKLYTTLLLVVFATTLHAQISETPHFESFENTFTVGSNISFISNWIGNEVTASRKIYQGTDAHTGDKSLNIIPTSSFKGEILVNLDLTDNENTSISFYAKSKQNGASSSDRPAILSISTSTDGGLSYSYERQIGEDSTFPNSNNASFQKFSYDLPIEASDNKDVIIKIMVERGSGQGSSAILVIDDFLIEEKVPELRINKLSARSKDTLEIAFNQEVSRVSIEDTSNYVLSHGLSVVGATQFSGNAAYLLVNKPLVNNTYNLVAHRIQSAITNIITDSLSAQVKFETPTTTRAIVINEIFADPVGTYAPSEEFLPTESSAEFVELYNSTNRAIDITGFELSGSTIDSMILESNSYVIVTATANLNTYREFGATVGVNSWNTLSNSGEAITLKDNLGNLLDSLVYDLNWYQDGEKSAGGWSLEQVNPELPCSDANNWNSAINNGGATPGRTNSRYNILPDTIPPFITAVEILTPIQIQVQFNEPMDINSLSFGTYSITNQDLIWSVNEVTPEIKTVDLTLSDTLISNQEYSIEVSGVSDCSGNILASSTLKFFFDNQPPLLEYVSLRDTTHLDLIFNEPLGFQAAAELSNYLIEPSYTSVIKAVREDNKPNRVSLELDAALKKDSIYQFSFRNISDTLGNNLDLASTSFKFEDRLDTILLISDKLLDLVFKDPIDKTQAEQVENYTLNRDIAHPIVAIIDADTSNIVHLIFDNAFPQNKPIIASFDNLKDDNLNHLQALNRSFIYDTDDPNVDSITMLNAHELQLFFDEQIDIISAESLSSYQLNSNSEPVRASLSPIKRSVTIYFEDAFEPESSNVLSVKNVADLWGNAMTSTRNFEFVYDKLAPRLISIDVLTPKILKVGFSEPLEKIIAENVSNYRIDNDIGNPSVATLSQRDQNILFLEFEGVGNNLINTLSITNLTDLKGNSIENSLTTSFSSMVPKLGQIKVLSDRQVALQFTKPIKQSSSSALQNYIVGNDLTLFSISHDSIDHSRILLNFGQKILPDTDHGLKISGLEDTYGNQFIDLDTTFSYSNPVERIEILSKNSINISFRDQLGKVNTELINNFLIDQSIGNPLLAELDVENQKDIVLFFEKPLIDNQSYTLQLTNLRDEFDEKLPDISIDFNYDVTAPKIASVSSIYLNQVAVTFNEPVDLNTAETTNHYTLNGSVGPIEVTLDEAQIIALLTFENELAHDSSYTLSVKRVKDKHNNQLDSVDVEFVHTKPYLPDFREIVINEVLFEPNSESNLPNHEFVELYNKGTKSILLTDFILTDGSDTAQLPSLALESRDYMIVTTNSGESSYLEYGTTIGITDFPNLSNNGETLWFLDRNGAIIDSVSFSRASYNDTVRNSSGYSLELINPDKPCFDQLNYGASRSLTRGSPGRQNSIFNNDLDIEAPQVTQFKELSRTRLLLNFNEGIDIATFQPANFQLSYDNPIAYIDSISTFGKQIVLNLSEPFMKGAPLGLNVSNIRDCTGNTLADTTLVFFHGIEPNPADLVITEVMVNPTPSQGLPETEYVELLNTSEKIISTEGLFLADATSSTELLRYDLKPHEYLVLLPQSAVERYQDLANKLAANDWPSLNNTADQVSIYKRSGEEISSVNYSNDWYRDEVKASGGFSLEMIDPAFPCLLESNWTASQSTVGGTPGLVNSVNGDNPDNTGPKLVSAVSLNPSSIQIDFDEKIDLESVDIENFAIDADISFIAAVPNINQNSIVLTTSEDLAKNSVYTLSIAHITDCSGNLIHTDHNQIDLIIAGESDPQDIIINEILFNPTTGGVRFIEIYNQSEKYLNLKNWVLGGSSNQVPLTDQNYFIAPYTFHLVTDDGAILLSKYPNAVLENLIEVRSLPSFPSDEGEVFLLNQNSLEIDQFAYDEAYHSPFLNILDGVSLERLSFSSHSNDPNNWFSASATENFATPGYENSQVIRINTSNQKLRVEPMTFAPEIPGANNFTTMTYSFETPGNLIDLKIISSNGLLIKHLVKNTLVGAEGFFKWDGSNDSGQKARVGYYMVLCKVISTNGEVDIITNKVAIGR, encoded by the coding sequence ATGAAATTGTACACCACGCTTTTGTTGGTTGTATTTGCTACTACATTACATGCGCAAATCAGTGAAACACCTCATTTCGAAAGCTTTGAAAACACCTTTACTGTTGGCTCTAACATCTCTTTTATATCCAATTGGATTGGGAATGAGGTAACAGCCTCCAGAAAAATTTATCAAGGAACCGATGCCCATACGGGAGACAAATCCTTAAATATAATCCCCACATCGAGCTTCAAAGGCGAGATATTGGTAAACTTAGACCTAACCGACAATGAAAACACAAGCATCAGTTTTTATGCAAAGTCAAAACAAAATGGCGCATCGAGTTCAGACCGGCCAGCGATTTTAAGCATATCTACTTCAACCGATGGTGGATTGTCTTACTCATATGAAAGGCAGATCGGAGAAGATTCAACCTTCCCCAATAGCAATAACGCTAGTTTTCAAAAATTTAGTTACGACCTGCCCATAGAAGCATCCGACAATAAGGACGTAATTATCAAAATTATGGTGGAAAGAGGGTCTGGTCAAGGCTCTTCGGCCATCCTCGTTATTGATGACTTTTTAATTGAAGAAAAAGTACCTGAACTAAGAATCAATAAGCTCAGCGCAAGAAGCAAAGACACTTTAGAAATAGCCTTCAACCAGGAAGTGTCAAGGGTTTCTATTGAGGACACTTCAAATTATGTCTTAAGCCATGGGCTATCAGTCGTCGGTGCTACACAATTTAGCGGAAACGCTGCCTATCTATTAGTTAATAAACCACTGGTCAATAATACATACAATCTGGTAGCCCATCGGATACAGAGTGCTATTACTAACATCATCACCGATAGCTTAAGTGCTCAGGTTAAGTTTGAAACACCAACAACAACCAGAGCGATTGTAATCAATGAGATTTTTGCCGATCCTGTTGGCACTTACGCTCCCTCAGAAGAATTTTTACCCACTGAAAGCAGTGCGGAGTTTGTTGAATTATACAACTCAACTAATCGAGCCATTGATATTACTGGTTTTGAGCTTTCGGGTAGTACAATTGATTCTATGATTCTCGAAAGCAATAGCTATGTCATAGTTACGGCGACCGCGAACCTCAATACCTATCGCGAATTTGGCGCTACTGTGGGTGTCAATTCATGGAACACACTCAGCAACAGTGGAGAAGCTATCACTCTAAAAGATAACCTTGGCAATCTTTTGGACAGCTTAGTTTATGATCTGAATTGGTACCAGGATGGAGAAAAATCGGCGGGCGGTTGGTCCCTCGAGCAGGTTAATCCAGAACTACCCTGTAGCGATGCTAACAACTGGAACTCCGCTATTAATAATGGCGGAGCAACACCAGGTAGAACTAATAGCCGGTATAACATTTTACCCGATACAATACCCCCATTCATTACGGCAGTAGAAATACTAACGCCTATCCAAATCCAGGTTCAATTTAACGAACCAATGGATATCAATTCATTGTCTTTCGGTACCTATTCAATCACGAATCAAGACTTAATATGGTCGGTAAACGAAGTTACCCCTGAAATAAAAACCGTCGATTTAACCTTGAGTGATACGCTCATCTCTAATCAAGAGTATAGCATCGAAGTCTCTGGTGTTAGCGATTGTTCGGGAAATATATTGGCATCGTCCACGCTGAAATTTTTCTTTGACAATCAGCCTCCACTGCTAGAATATGTGAGTCTAAGAGATACTACTCATCTTGACCTTATTTTCAATGAACCCCTAGGATTTCAAGCCGCCGCAGAATTAAGTAATTACCTAATTGAGCCATCTTACACGAGCGTGATAAAGGCGGTCAGAGAAGACAACAAACCAAACAGGGTTAGCCTTGAACTCGATGCTGCGCTGAAAAAAGATTCTATTTATCAATTCTCTTTCCGAAACATTAGTGATACTCTAGGAAATAACCTCGACTTGGCATCAACTAGCTTTAAATTCGAAGATCGCCTTGATACAATTCTCCTTATATCGGATAAACTGCTCGACTTAGTATTCAAAGACCCGATCGATAAAACCCAAGCTGAGCAAGTTGAAAATTACACTTTGAACCGAGATATAGCCCACCCGATCGTCGCGATCATTGACGCCGATACTAGCAACATTGTCCATCTTATTTTTGATAACGCCTTTCCCCAAAACAAGCCGATAATAGCATCATTTGATAACCTGAAAGACGATAACCTTAACCATTTACAAGCACTGAATAGGTCTTTCATTTATGATACTGATGACCCAAATGTAGATTCAATAACCATGTTGAATGCCCACGAATTACAGCTATTCTTTGATGAACAAATCGATATAATATCTGCTGAAAGCCTGAGTAGCTATCAGCTTAATAGTAACTCAGAGCCTGTCCGAGCAAGCTTATCCCCTATCAAGAGGTCCGTCACTATTTATTTTGAGGATGCTTTCGAACCAGAGAGCTCCAATGTTTTAAGCGTGAAAAATGTGGCCGATTTATGGGGTAACGCCATGACAAGCACGAGAAATTTTGAATTCGTTTATGACAAACTCGCCCCTAGGTTGATTTCCATTGACGTTTTAACACCGAAGATATTAAAGGTGGGTTTTTCTGAACCACTTGAAAAAATAATAGCGGAAAACGTATCGAATTATCGTATTGATAATGACATAGGAAATCCGAGCGTTGCTACGCTTTCTCAGCGAGATCAAAATATTCTTTTCTTAGAATTTGAAGGTGTAGGTAACAATTTGATCAATACCTTGAGTATAACCAATCTAACTGACCTCAAGGGAAATTCGATAGAAAATAGCCTAACTACTTCCTTTTCATCTATGGTTCCAAAGCTAGGACAAATCAAAGTCTTAAGCGATCGGCAGGTAGCACTACAATTCACTAAACCAATTAAACAGTCTTCATCGTCCGCGTTACAGAACTATATTGTAGGCAATGATCTGACACTTTTTAGTATTTCCCACGACTCGATTGATCATTCTAGAATACTTTTAAACTTCGGCCAGAAAATACTTCCCGACACTGACCACGGCCTAAAAATTAGTGGCTTGGAAGATACTTATGGTAATCAATTCATCGACCTAGACACGACATTCTCTTACAGCAACCCCGTCGAAAGGATCGAAATCCTCAGTAAAAACTCTATAAATATCTCTTTTCGTGATCAGCTGGGAAAAGTAAACACGGAATTGATTAACAACTTTCTAATCGATCAATCAATAGGGAATCCGTTGCTCGCAGAATTAGATGTCGAAAACCAAAAGGACATAGTATTATTCTTTGAAAAGCCGCTAATAGATAATCAATCTTATACCCTACAATTGACCAATCTAAGAGATGAATTTGACGAGAAATTGCCAGATATCTCCATCGATTTTAATTATGATGTAACTGCTCCAAAGATAGCGTCAGTCAGTTCCATTTATCTAAATCAAGTAGCTGTAACCTTCAATGAACCTGTTGATTTAAACACGGCAGAAACGACTAATCATTATACGCTAAATGGTTCTGTTGGCCCCATAGAGGTTACCCTAGACGAAGCACAAATAATCGCGTTGTTAACCTTCGAAAATGAATTGGCACATGATAGTTCATACACCTTAAGTGTTAAACGAGTCAAGGATAAGCACAATAATCAGCTAGATAGTGTGGACGTTGAATTCGTTCATACTAAGCCATACCTACCTGATTTTAGAGAAATTGTGATTAATGAAGTCCTTTTTGAGCCAAATTCAGAATCAAACCTTCCCAACCATGAGTTTGTAGAGCTCTATAATAAGGGCACAAAATCTATACTGTTAACTGACTTTATTTTAACCGATGGGAGCGACACCGCCCAACTACCAAGTCTAGCGTTAGAAAGTCGAGATTACATGATCGTCACAACAAATTCAGGGGAATCGTCCTATTTGGAATACGGCACAACTATCGGAATTACAGACTTTCCGAACCTATCGAACAATGGTGAGACGCTCTGGTTTCTCGATCGCAATGGGGCTATTATTGATTCGGTTTCATTTTCTCGAGCGTCCTATAATGATACAGTCAGAAACAGCAGCGGATACTCTTTGGAGCTAATAAACCCCGATAAACCATGTTTTGACCAACTTAATTATGGTGCTTCCAGATCGCTTACCAGAGGCTCACCAGGGAGACAAAACAGTATTTTTAACAATGATTTAGATATTGAAGCTCCTCAGGTAACCCAATTCAAAGAACTTAGCCGGACTAGGCTTTTATTAAACTTCAACGAGGGCATTGATATTGCCACATTTCAGCCAGCCAACTTTCAATTAAGTTATGACAATCCTATCGCGTATATAGACTCTATTAGCACTTTTGGAAAACAGATTGTACTCAACCTTTCAGAACCATTTATGAAAGGTGCTCCCCTTGGACTGAACGTTTCAAACATCAGGGATTGTACAGGCAACACATTAGCCGACACTACCCTTGTCTTCTTTCACGGAATTGAACCTAACCCTGCCGATCTTGTCATTACCGAAGTGATGGTAAACCCTACGCCTAGCCAAGGTCTTCCAGAAACAGAGTACGTGGAATTATTAAATACAAGCGAAAAAATCATATCCACCGAAGGCCTCTTTCTAGCCGATGCCACTAGTTCGACTGAACTGTTAAGATATGATCTGAAACCTCATGAATACCTTGTATTATTACCACAAAGTGCTGTCGAACGCTATCAAGATTTAGCAAATAAATTAGCTGCTAATGATTGGCCAAGTTTAAACAACACGGCAGATCAAGTCTCGATTTATAAACGATCGGGAGAAGAAATCTCGAGTGTAAACTATTCAAATGATTGGTATCGAGATGAGGTGAAAGCTTCGGGCGGATTCTCTCTAGAGATGATAGACCCAGCGTTTCCTTGTTTACTTGAATCTAATTGGACGGCATCTCAAAGCACAGTTGGGGGTACACCCGGATTAGTTAATTCAGTCAACGGAGATAACCCTGATAATACTGGACCCAAGTTAGTGAGTGCTGTTTCACTCAATCCTTCCTCCATCCAAATAGATTTTGATGAAAAAATTGATCTCGAAAGCGTAGATATAGAGAACTTTGCGATCGACGCTGACATTTCCTTCATAGCGGCCGTACCAAACATCAATCAAAATTCAATAGTACTCACCACCTCTGAAGATCTCGCTAAAAACTCCGTTTATACGCTGAGTATTGCACATATCACAGATTGTTCGGGTAACCTTATCCATACCGACCATAATCAAATCGACCTGATCATTGCTGGAGAATCTGATCCTCAAGATATCATCATCAATGAAATACTTTTCAACCCTACTACTGGTGGTGTGAGGTTCATTGAGATTTACAATCAATCAGAAAAGTACCTTAACCTGAAAAATTGGGTGCTTGGCGGATCATCTAATCAAGTACCTCTAACAGACCAGAACTATTTTATAGCGCCTTATACCTTTCATTTAGTAACCGATGATGGGGCCATATTATTGAGTAAATATCCAAATGCTGTTTTGGAAAACCTTATCGAAGTACGCTCCTTGCCAAGCTTTCCATCTGACGAGGGAGAAGTCTTTTTACTGAACCAGAATAGTTTGGAGATTGACCAATTCGCTTATGACGAAGCATATCACTCTCCTTTCCTGAATATATTAGATGGTGTTTCACTAGAACGGCTGAGTTTTAGTTCCCATTCAAATGATCCTAACAATTGGTTTTCAGCTTCGGCGACCGAAAACTTTGCAACACCAGGGTATGAGAATTCACAAGTCATAAGAATTAATACGAGTAATCAGAAACTTCGTGTAGAGCCGATGACTTTCGCGCCAGAAATACCAGGCGCAAATAATTTTACCACAATGACCTACAGCTTTGAAACCCCAGGAAATCTTATAGACCTAAAAATCATTTCCTCCAATGGTCTGCTGATAAAACACTTAGTCAAAAACACCCTAGTGGGGGCCGAGGGATTCTTCAAATGGGATGGCTCAAATGATTCAGGGCAGAAGGCTCGTGTGGGATATTACATGGTACTCTGTAAAGTAATCAGTACCAATGGTGAGGTGGATATCATCACGAACAAAGTGGCCATTGGTCGGTAA
- the scpB gene encoding SMC-Scp complex subunit ScpB: MDFLSQHIEALIFCAQKPIKLADIQSCLTEMFETEVPEKDIVKSLEGIMEKYNNDTFPFEVTKIGGGYQFLTKPAYQASIGILLKQQSKKRLSTSALETLSIIAYKQPVTKSEIEQIRGVNCDYSVQKLLEKELIEIKGKSDAVGRPLLYGSSERFMDYFGINDLKDLPSPRDFAPQENVNEVVEKENPTSDTE; encoded by the coding sequence ATGGACTTTTTAAGTCAGCATATAGAAGCATTAATATTTTGTGCCCAAAAGCCAATTAAGCTTGCCGATATCCAGTCTTGTCTCACAGAAATGTTTGAGACAGAGGTACCTGAAAAGGATATTGTAAAGTCGCTGGAGGGCATAATGGAAAAGTATAACAACGATACCTTTCCGTTCGAAGTCACAAAAATTGGTGGTGGATATCAGTTCCTGACCAAGCCGGCTTATCAAGCGAGCATAGGGATATTATTGAAGCAACAGTCTAAAAAAAGGCTTTCGACATCGGCACTGGAAACGCTTTCAATAATTGCCTACAAACAACCAGTCACCAAATCAGAAATCGAGCAGATCAGAGGTGTTAATTGCGACTACTCCGTGCAAAAACTTTTAGAGAAAGAGCTCATTGAAATAAAAGGCAAATCCGATGCTGTCGGTAGGCCACTACTCTACGGTTCCTCTGAACGCTTCATGGATTACTTTGGCATAAACGACCTAAAAGACTTGCCTAGCCCTAGAGATTTTGCTCCACAGGAAAACGTGAACGAGGTAGTCGAAAAAGAAAATCCCACTTCAGATACTGAATAA
- a CDS encoding THUMP-like domain-containing protein: MIQALSNPEIQQFIQDHLNDDPAALMLQAGKYSGWPMKEIVSQIQSKRKARKKLPTWFDATGIVYPPLISMEQCSSEQTASYKADLVKEGSTMADLTGGFGVDFFAFAKNFKTCHYVERNADLTEIAQHNFNALGLNNVQVHHTQSAEFLDLPIDFDLLYLDPARRGDRNQKVVALNDCEPNVIHLLPTLMSKSKQVMIKTSPLLDIKGAIRDLDHVAQVHVVSLNNEVKELVFILERGFSDHAQVNCINLVGDGISCFDFSYQDEEDLVIDFGGVNTYLYEPNASILKAGAFKSIANAYGLTKLHPNSHLYTSNMLVDNFPGRSFEVIESVSLNKKALKKILPASKANITVRNYPMTVAQIRKKTDLKEGGEEYLFATSDMDGSKVFRTRKVID; this comes from the coding sequence TTGATTCAGGCACTTAGTAATCCCGAGATACAACAGTTCATCCAAGATCATCTAAATGATGATCCAGCAGCGCTCATGCTCCAAGCCGGGAAGTATTCCGGTTGGCCTATGAAAGAGATTGTATCTCAAATTCAATCCAAACGAAAGGCTCGTAAAAAACTTCCGACCTGGTTTGATGCTACTGGTATTGTTTATCCACCCTTGATTTCAATGGAGCAATGTTCTTCCGAACAGACAGCATCCTATAAAGCTGACTTGGTCAAAGAAGGTAGTACGATGGCTGATTTAACAGGAGGCTTTGGAGTCGACTTTTTTGCTTTTGCAAAGAACTTCAAAACATGTCATTATGTTGAGCGAAATGCAGATTTAACCGAGATAGCTCAACATAATTTTAATGCATTAGGACTGAATAACGTTCAGGTTCACCATACGCAATCTGCCGAGTTCTTAGACTTACCGATCGATTTTGATCTACTCTATTTAGATCCCGCTCGAAGGGGAGATCGGAATCAAAAAGTGGTTGCCTTAAATGATTGCGAACCCAATGTGATTCATCTTTTGCCAACTTTAATGAGTAAGTCTAAACAGGTCATGATTAAAACATCGCCTTTGTTAGACATCAAGGGAGCTATCCGAGACCTCGATCATGTAGCTCAGGTTCACGTAGTGAGCTTAAATAATGAGGTAAAGGAGCTGGTATTTATTCTGGAACGTGGCTTTTCTGATCATGCGCAGGTGAACTGCATCAACTTGGTTGGGGATGGTATAAGTTGTTTTGACTTTAGCTATCAAGATGAGGAGGATTTGGTGATAGATTTTGGCGGTGTAAATACCTATTTATACGAACCAAACGCGAGTATTTTAAAAGCAGGTGCCTTTAAGTCTATTGCCAATGCTTATGGGTTGACTAAACTTCACCCAAACTCTCATCTATACACGTCTAATATGCTAGTGGATAATTTTCCCGGTAGATCTTTCGAGGTAATTGAAAGTGTTTCACTAAATAAGAAAGCTTTAAAAAAGATACTTCCAGCCTCTAAAGCCAATATCACAGTTAGGAATTACCCGATGACGGTCGCCCAAATTCGAAAAAAGACAGATTTAAAAGAGGGAGGGGAAGAATACCTCTTTGCCACATCGGATATGGATGGAAGTAAAGTGTTTCGTACAAGGAAGGTGATTGATTAG
- a CDS encoding aspartate-semialdehyde dehydrogenase: MRIAVVGATGLVGGEILEVLEERNVQFDELFLVASARSAGSKKTFKGKEYTLMTMEEAVAVAPDFAIFSAGGGTSLEWAPEFAEVGTTVVDNSSAWRMSPDHKLIVPEINADSLGPDDKIIANPNCSTIQMVVALEPLRKRYGIKRIVVSTYQSVTGSGKAAVDQMMNERNGVDGEMCYPHKIDQNALPHIDVFQENGYTKEEMKMINETKKIFDDQTIALTATTVRIPTMGGHSEALNVEFKEDFDLYEVRSLLTATEGVIVQDNPAENLYPMPLTAHKKDEVFVGRLRRDESQPNTLNMWVVADNLRKGAATNAVQIVEYLQRQMQEA; this comes from the coding sequence ATGAGAATTGCTGTTGTAGGTGCCACAGGGCTAGTAGGTGGAGAAATCCTAGAAGTGCTAGAGGAGAGAAATGTTCAATTTGATGAGTTGTTTTTGGTAGCTTCTGCCAGATCAGCAGGTTCTAAGAAGACATTTAAGGGCAAGGAATACACACTTATGACAATGGAAGAAGCCGTAGCGGTAGCGCCTGACTTCGCCATATTTTCTGCCGGTGGAGGTACATCACTAGAATGGGCACCAGAGTTCGCTGAGGTTGGTACTACAGTTGTGGACAATTCTTCGGCTTGGAGAATGAGTCCAGATCATAAACTAATCGTTCCTGAGATCAACGCGGACAGCTTGGGGCCAGATGATAAAATTATTGCCAATCCTAACTGCTCCACCATTCAAATGGTAGTAGCACTCGAACCTTTGAGGAAAAGATATGGCATCAAACGAATTGTTGTGTCCACTTACCAATCTGTAACGGGTTCTGGAAAAGCCGCTGTTGATCAAATGATGAATGAGCGAAACGGTGTGGATGGTGAGATGTGTTATCCGCACAAGATTGATCAAAATGCATTACCTCATATAGATGTATTCCAAGAGAATGGCTACACAAAAGAGGAAATGAAAATGATCAATGAGACCAAAAAGATCTTTGACGATCAAACCATCGCGTTGACTGCTACGACTGTGCGAATTCCGACTATGGGAGGTCATTCGGAAGCTTTAAACGTCGAGTTTAAGGAAGATTTCGATTTATATGAAGTTAGGTCCCTTTTGACTGCCACAGAAGGTGTGATTGTTCAAGATAATCCTGCCGAAAATCTTTACCCAATGCCATTAACGGCTCATAAGAAGGACGAAGTTTTTGTGGGACGGCTCAGACGTGATGAAAGCCAGCCCAATACCTTAAACATGTGGGTGGTTGCCGATAACTTGAGAAAAGGTGCAGCAACTAATGCTGTGCAAATTGTGGAATACTTGCAGCGCCAAATGCAAGAGGCTTGA
- a CDS encoding pseudouridine synthase, producing the protein MQRKKFSPKGNRSKKKAVEKPDYQSAKLQTTSEKADGIRLNKYIANSGVCSRREADKLIQSGQITADKEVITALGYKVKPGVVIRYNGRVLKPEKQVYLLLNKPKGFITTTSDPEGRRTVMDLVNNACGEKIFPVGRLDRVTTGLLLFTNDGELAKKLTLPTHKIKKIYQVELNKPITKRDFESIVGGVTLEDGKALVEDLAIVSDDGRVLGIEIHIGKNRIVRRIFEHLGYQVEKLDRVAYGQLTKKDLPRGNWRFLTEKEALWLK; encoded by the coding sequence ATGCAAAGAAAGAAATTTAGCCCCAAGGGTAACCGATCCAAGAAAAAAGCAGTTGAAAAGCCTGATTATCAGAGTGCTAAATTGCAAACTACCTCCGAAAAGGCCGATGGCATTCGGTTAAACAAATACATTGCGAATTCTGGTGTTTGTTCGCGAAGAGAAGCGGATAAACTAATTCAAAGCGGACAAATTACCGCCGATAAAGAAGTTATAACAGCGTTAGGCTACAAGGTAAAACCAGGAGTTGTAATCCGTTATAACGGACGGGTACTAAAACCCGAAAAACAAGTCTATCTTCTTTTAAACAAACCAAAAGGGTTCATTACCACCACTTCTGATCCAGAAGGAAGACGAACGGTTATGGATCTTGTTAATAATGCCTGTGGAGAAAAAATCTTTCCTGTTGGTAGATTAGATCGCGTAACTACTGGCCTACTACTCTTCACAAATGATGGGGAGTTGGCAAAAAAACTAACCCTTCCTACGCATAAGATTAAAAAGATATACCAAGTCGAGCTTAACAAGCCTATTACAAAACGAGACTTCGAAAGTATTGTTGGTGGCGTAACGCTTGAAGACGGTAAAGCCCTTGTTGAAGATTTAGCTATTGTGAGTGATGATGGCCGAGTTCTAGGAATAGAAATTCATATTGGCAAAAACAGAATCGTGAGAAGAATTTTCGAACACCTTGGTTATCAAGTAGAAAAACTGGATCGCGTAGCTTACGGCCAACTTACCAAGAAGGATTTACCACGCGGAAACTGGAGATTTTTAACAGAAAAAGAGGCGCTTTGGTTAAAATAA
- a CDS encoding TraR/DksA family transcriptional regulator codes for MSQVEKNRYSANELNEFEALINEKINKARIELNELKKSLTKSGDTGDDITNNSTKVLEDGADTMEKENLNQLAARQQKFINNLENALVRIKNGTYGICIDTGKLISKERLKAVPHTMHSIEAKLSQRK; via the coding sequence ATGAGTCAGGTGGAAAAGAATAGATACTCAGCAAACGAACTGAACGAGTTTGAAGCGTTAATCAACGAAAAAATAAACAAGGCGCGTATTGAATTAAACGAGTTAAAAAAGAGTCTTACAAAAAGTGGTGATACTGGCGATGACATTACTAATAACTCCACCAAAGTTTTAGAAGATGGTGCAGATACCATGGAAAAAGAAAACCTGAACCAGCTTGCAGCCAGACAGCAAAAATTCATCAACAACCTAGAGAATGCACTCGTCAGAATAAAGAACGGAACATACGGAATTTGTATCGACACGGGTAAACTTATATCTAAAGAAAGACTCAAAGCCGTTCCTCATACCATGCATTCTATTGAAGCGAAATTATCGCAGCGTAAATAA